A single Actinomadura algeriensis DNA region contains:
- a CDS encoding TetR/AcrR family transcriptional regulator yields MENAERRPYRMGARAAAVEATRARIVRAAADLWTRRWYDDVTLQHIADEAGVSVQTIVNHFDGKDGLADAVADLAAARADVARQAPTGDVPAIVAVLFEEYERQGDANVLWTAQVDRVPAVARAAAHARVQHRAWLERVFADRLPPPGPDREHALALHYAATDVYLWKLWRRDLALPRHAAERAMRDLLTSIDPRKGDDDG; encoded by the coding sequence ATGGAAAATGCCGAGCGGCGCCCCTACCGCATGGGCGCCCGTGCCGCGGCGGTGGAGGCCACGCGGGCGCGGATCGTGCGGGCCGCGGCCGACCTCTGGACGCGGCGCTGGTACGACGACGTCACGCTGCAGCACATCGCGGACGAGGCGGGCGTGTCGGTCCAGACGATCGTCAACCACTTCGACGGCAAGGACGGGCTCGCCGACGCCGTCGCCGACCTCGCGGCGGCCCGCGCGGACGTCGCCCGGCAGGCGCCGACCGGAGACGTGCCCGCGATCGTCGCCGTGCTGTTCGAGGAGTATGAACGGCAAGGCGACGCCAACGTGCTGTGGACGGCGCAGGTCGACCGCGTGCCCGCGGTCGCCCGCGCCGCCGCGCACGCGCGCGTCCAGCACCGGGCGTGGCTGGAGCGGGTCTTCGCCGACCGCCTGCCGCCCCCCGGCCCCGACCGCGAGCACGCGCTGGCGCTGCACTACGCGGCCACGGACGTCTACCTGTGGAAGCTGTGGCGGCGCGACCTCGCACTGCCGCGCCACGCCGCCGAACGCGCCATGCGCGACCTGTTGACCTCGATCGATCCGCGAAAGGGAGACGACGATGGGTAA
- a CDS encoding sensor histidine kinase, protein MSTQPRAPVRGHWPRPSGWPVWVVPLFLAFFQVIGSIGAQHGPREGTRNGGPWSEQAPPWADGSMDIGNTPLDPLGFALLVGGPALLLFRRRYPAPTLAAVGVVTAVYFLRAYTYGPAPTALGVAAFGAVMAGHRLAAWAGTALGLAGFFTVTALIGVPLAERGDPGRTFPVEEPTAGGMTIFIGWALVVLIGGELVRMRAQRAAESARTRAEEEKRQASEERLRMARELHDVLAHNISMINVQAGVALHLIDDDPGQARTALAAIKEASKEALTEMRSVIGALRAQGETAPRSPTAGLDRLDELLARAESAGLTVDAEVTGDRGPLHAGTSLAAFRIVQEALTNVTRHAGPGPVTARVRVAYREQEIEVRVEDDGRGVSLLDDRPVGSGIRGMRERAAALGGTFEAGPRPGGGFAVRATLPRDAPDEPGEPERPGEPDGRDAR, encoded by the coding sequence ATGAGCACTCAGCCGCGGGCGCCGGTTCGGGGGCACTGGCCTCGGCCGAGCGGATGGCCGGTGTGGGTGGTGCCCCTGTTCCTGGCGTTCTTCCAGGTCATCGGGTCGATCGGGGCGCAGCACGGGCCACGGGAGGGAACGCGGAACGGCGGCCCGTGGAGCGAACAGGCGCCTCCATGGGCGGACGGGTCGATGGACATCGGCAACACGCCGCTCGACCCGCTCGGGTTCGCGCTGCTCGTCGGCGGCCCCGCGCTGCTGCTGTTCCGGCGCCGGTATCCGGCGCCGACGCTCGCGGCCGTCGGCGTGGTGACGGCCGTGTACTTCCTGCGCGCCTACACCTACGGGCCCGCCCCGACGGCGCTGGGCGTGGCGGCGTTCGGCGCGGTCATGGCGGGGCACCGGCTCGCGGCGTGGGCGGGGACGGCGCTCGGGCTGGCCGGGTTCTTCACGGTCACCGCGCTGATCGGCGTCCCGCTCGCCGAGCGCGGCGACCCCGGGCGGACGTTCCCGGTCGAGGAGCCGACGGCCGGCGGCATGACGATCTTCATCGGGTGGGCGCTCGTGGTGCTGATCGGCGGCGAGCTGGTGCGGATGCGCGCGCAGCGGGCCGCCGAGAGCGCCCGGACGCGCGCCGAGGAGGAGAAGCGGCAGGCGAGCGAGGAACGGCTGCGGATGGCCCGCGAGCTGCACGACGTCCTCGCGCACAACATCTCGATGATCAACGTGCAGGCGGGCGTCGCGCTGCACCTGATCGACGACGATCCGGGGCAGGCGCGGACGGCGCTCGCGGCGATCAAGGAGGCCAGCAAGGAGGCGCTCACCGAGATGCGCTCGGTGATCGGCGCGCTGCGGGCGCAGGGCGAGACGGCGCCGCGCAGCCCGACGGCCGGTCTCGACCGGCTCGACGAGCTGCTGGCGCGGGCGGAGTCCGCGGGGCTCACGGTCGACGCCGAGGTCACCGGCGACCGCGGGCCGCTGCACGCCGGGACGAGCCTGGCCGCGTTCCGGATCGTCCAGGAGGCGCTCACCAACGTCACCCGGCACGCGGGGCCCGGCCCGGTGACGGCGCGGGTCCGGGTCGCCTACCGTGAGCAGGAGATCGAGGTCCGGGTCGAGGACGACGGCCGCGGGGTGTCGCTGCTGGACGATCGTCCGGTCGGCAGCGGGATCCGCGGCATGCGCGAGCGGGCCGCGGCGCTGGGCGGTACGTTCGAGGCGGGCCCGCGGCCGGGCGGCGGGTTCGCGGTCCGCGCCACGCTGCCCCGCGACGCGCCGGACGAACCGGGCGAACCGGAAAGACCGGGCGAGCCCGACGGGAGGGACGCACGGTGA
- a CDS encoding response regulator gives MPNDTRILAVDDREENLTALAAVLDALPVDVVTVTSGPAALKELLDGDFALILLDVVMPEMDGFETAAHIKGRARTRDVPIIFLTAAGDAGEEAFRGYSAGAVDFLTKPFDPWLLRAKVSVFIELHRRNVELRRQAALLQRTLGEDGEETSARCDRLVKTLDERLGRVEDDLARLRPDETAAEVPDAVHDLADHVSELRLALDAFTAGG, from the coding sequence GTGCCGAACGACACGAGGATCCTCGCCGTCGACGACCGTGAGGAGAACCTGACCGCGCTCGCGGCGGTCCTCGACGCGCTGCCGGTGGACGTCGTGACGGTCACGTCCGGCCCGGCGGCGCTCAAGGAACTTCTCGACGGCGACTTCGCGCTGATCCTGCTCGACGTCGTGATGCCCGAGATGGACGGGTTCGAGACCGCCGCGCACATCAAGGGCCGGGCCCGCACGCGGGACGTCCCGATCATCTTCCTCACCGCGGCGGGCGACGCCGGCGAGGAGGCGTTCCGCGGCTACTCGGCGGGCGCCGTCGACTTCCTGACCAAGCCGTTCGACCCGTGGCTGCTGCGCGCCAAGGTGTCGGTGTTCATCGAGCTGCACCGCCGCAACGTGGAGCTGCGGCGGCAGGCGGCGCTGCTGCAGCGCACCCTCGGCGAGGACGGCGAGGAGACCTCCGCCCGGTGCGACCGGCTGGTCAAGACCCTGGACGAGCGGCTCGGACGCGTCGAGGACGACCTGGCGCGCCTGCGGCCCGACGAGACGGCCGCCGAGGTGCCGGACGCGGTCCACGACCTCGCCGACCACGTCTCCGAACTGCGGCTGGCTCTGGACGCGTTCACCGCCGGCGGCTGA
- a CDS encoding LuxR C-terminal-related transcriptional regulator: protein MRVLICDDHAVFADSLSLVLADAGHTVVGVTYSPADALPPLRRGEADVCLIDLRFPSGTALDWMPRLRTAAPHTRFVVLTGFLERPILDAGIAAGVRGFAHKGQQAGDVLAVLRRVAAGEIVVDQGLGHPDARPRGDADRVARFLTPREREVLTRLARGESTQALAKAMGVTRSTARSHVQSVLSKLGVHSQREAVIEAARHGLVSVETGEWIAG, encoded by the coding sequence ATGAGAGTGCTGATCTGCGACGACCACGCGGTCTTCGCCGACTCGCTGTCGCTCGTCCTCGCCGACGCCGGGCACACCGTCGTCGGCGTGACCTACTCCCCCGCCGACGCGCTGCCGCCGTTGCGCCGCGGCGAGGCCGACGTCTGCCTCATCGACCTGCGGTTCCCCTCCGGCACCGCGCTCGACTGGATGCCGCGCCTGCGCACCGCCGCGCCGCACACCCGCTTCGTCGTCCTGACCGGCTTCCTCGAACGCCCGATCCTGGACGCGGGCATCGCGGCGGGCGTCCGCGGCTTCGCCCACAAGGGCCAGCAGGCCGGCGACGTCCTCGCCGTCCTGCGCCGCGTCGCCGCGGGCGAGATCGTCGTCGACCAGGGCCTCGGCCACCCCGACGCCCGCCCCCGCGGCGACGCCGACCGCGTCGCCCGGTTCCTCACCCCCCGCGAACGCGAGGTCCTGACGCGTCTCGCGCGCGGCGAGTCCACCCAGGCCCTCGCGAAGGCGATGGGCGTGACCCGCAGCACCGCGCGCAGCCACGTCCAGAGCGTCCTCAGCAAACTCGGCGTCCACTCGCAGCGCGAAGCCGTCATCGAAGCCGCCCGCCACGGCCTCGTCAGCGTCGAGACGGGAGAGTGGATAGCGGGCTGA
- a CDS encoding glycosyltransferase — translation MGKSFLFAVWAGGGAVPPALSIVRALRERGHDVRVLADASLHGEVAAAGAEPIAWTTAPQGDTSDPAKDVIKDFEARTPLGEFARLRDRIVCGPAADYARDTLAELRARPADVLVAEYVLLGALTAGAAAGVPVASLVTTLYPLPAPGAPPFGPGFAPATGPFGRLRDRLATGLMTKPWAKGLPALNAARTANGLPPVASVFDAFGGADRCLVLSPRALDYPGRRFPANVRHVGPRLDDPAWAGEREPELPAGDAPLALVSLSTSFMNQRRPLERIAEALGTLPVRALLTTGPAVDPATIRAPGNVLVTATAPHTEVLRHAAVTITHAGHGTTVKSLAAGVPLVCIPQGRDQGEVARHVEHTGAGVTVGRRSSPRAIARAVARVLDDPSYLREARRMATEIAAETATDEAVTELESLATRTSTAPTP, via the coding sequence ATGGGTAAGAGCTTCCTGTTCGCCGTGTGGGCCGGCGGCGGAGCCGTGCCACCGGCGCTGTCGATCGTCCGCGCGCTGCGCGAACGCGGCCACGACGTCCGGGTGCTGGCCGACGCGTCGCTGCACGGCGAGGTCGCCGCCGCCGGCGCCGAGCCGATCGCCTGGACGACCGCGCCGCAGGGCGACACCTCCGACCCGGCCAAGGACGTCATCAAGGACTTCGAGGCCCGCACGCCGCTGGGCGAGTTCGCGCGGCTGCGGGACCGCATCGTCTGCGGGCCCGCCGCCGACTACGCCCGCGACACCCTCGCGGAGCTGCGCGCCCGTCCCGCCGACGTGCTCGTCGCCGAGTACGTGCTGCTCGGCGCCCTCACCGCCGGTGCGGCCGCCGGGGTCCCGGTGGCCTCGCTCGTCACGACCCTCTACCCCCTGCCCGCGCCGGGAGCGCCGCCGTTCGGCCCGGGCTTCGCGCCCGCCACCGGCCCGTTCGGGCGCCTCCGCGACCGGCTCGCGACGGGACTGATGACCAAGCCGTGGGCCAAGGGCCTGCCGGCCCTGAACGCCGCCCGCACCGCGAACGGCCTCCCGCCGGTGGCCTCGGTCTTCGACGCGTTCGGCGGCGCCGACCGCTGCCTCGTCCTCTCCCCGCGCGCGCTGGACTACCCCGGACGGCGTTTCCCCGCCAACGTGCGCCACGTCGGACCCCGCCTCGACGACCCCGCCTGGGCCGGCGAACGCGAACCGGAACTCCCCGCGGGCGACGCGCCGCTCGCGCTCGTCAGCCTGAGCACGTCCTTCATGAACCAGCGCCGTCCGCTGGAACGCATCGCCGAAGCCCTCGGCACCCTGCCGGTGCGCGCCCTGCTCACGACCGGCCCCGCCGTGGACCCGGCGACGATCCGCGCGCCGGGCAACGTCCTCGTCACCGCGACGGCCCCGCACACCGAGGTGCTGCGCCACGCCGCGGTGACGATCACCCACGCGGGCCACGGCACGACCGTCAAGTCCCTGGCCGCCGGTGTGCCCCTGGTCTGCATCCCGCAGGGACGCGACCAGGGCGAGGTCGCCCGCCACGTCGAACACACCGGCGCGGGCGTCACCGTCGGGAGGAGGTCCTCGCCCCGCGCGATCGCCCGCGCGGTCGCCCGCGTCCTCGACGACCCGTCCTACCTGCGCGAGGCCCGCCGCATGGCCACGGAGATCGCCGCCGAGACGGCCACCGACGAAGCCGTGACCGAACTCGAATCCCTCGCCACCCGAACCTCCACCGCCCCCACCCCCTGA
- a CDS encoding response regulator, which yields MIKVLLADDQILVRAGFRALLDAQSDIEVVGEASDGEEAVAQAKRLRPDVILMDIRMPGLDGLAATRKIADDERLDGVRIVILTTFELDEYVFEALRGGASGFLVKDTEPVELIHAVRAVAAGDALLSPSVTRRLIAEFAARAKEPSPSPRLNSLTDREREVMALVGEGLTNEEIAARLVVSPATAKTHVSRTMVKLGARDRAQLVVFAYESGIVKPGWLP from the coding sequence GTGATCAAGGTTCTGCTCGCCGACGACCAGATCCTGGTCCGCGCCGGGTTCCGGGCGCTGCTGGACGCGCAGTCCGACATCGAGGTCGTCGGCGAGGCGAGCGACGGCGAGGAGGCCGTCGCGCAGGCGAAGCGGCTCCGGCCCGACGTCATCCTCATGGACATCCGCATGCCCGGACTGGACGGCCTCGCCGCCACCCGGAAGATCGCCGACGACGAGCGCCTGGACGGCGTCCGCATCGTCATCCTGACCACGTTCGAGCTCGACGAGTACGTGTTCGAGGCGCTGCGCGGCGGCGCGAGCGGCTTCCTGGTCAAGGACACCGAGCCCGTGGAGCTGATCCACGCCGTGCGGGCCGTGGCGGCGGGCGACGCGCTGCTGTCCCCGAGCGTGACCCGGCGGCTGATCGCCGAGTTCGCGGCGCGCGCCAAGGAGCCGTCCCCGTCCCCCCGCCTGAACTCCCTCACCGACCGCGAGCGAGAGGTCATGGCGCTCGTCGGCGAGGGCTTGACGAACGAGGAGATCGCCGCCCGGCTCGTGGTGAGCCCCGCGACCGCGAAGACGCACGTCAGCCGCACGATGGTCAAACTCGGCGCGCGCGACCGGGCACAGCTCGTCGTGTTCGCCTACGAGTCCGGCATCGTCAAGCCGGGCTGGCTGCCGTAG
- a CDS encoding sensor histidine kinase: MDAPAGVATLTGAQVREFASRPARPRAAAPRGEAVTEPGGDGTLWRRRLRHDIRHELGTIIMLASAVAVADDIGEASRARVEQLLGETRWLDHLLRRLDGDDDDRLPGPERIRVDELTAEVVTGIKLSTAHEVCFDGAEAWAHMDPVALWRAVRNVLDNACRVAHGRVDVHVTTDHGWVTVQVDDDGPGFGAAGSRGLASLGLGIVHDLVSGYGGSLEIRTCEMGGARVRLLLPAAPAPDGPDPYGDDWRPHP; this comes from the coding sequence ATGGACGCGCCCGCGGGCGTCGCCACGCTCACCGGCGCGCAGGTGCGGGAGTTCGCCTCCCGCCCGGCGCGCCCGCGTGCGGCGGCGCCCCGCGGCGAGGCCGTCACGGAGCCCGGCGGGGACGGCACGCTGTGGCGGCGCCGCCTGCGGCACGACATCCGGCACGAACTGGGGACGATCATCATGCTGGCCTCGGCCGTCGCCGTGGCCGACGACATCGGCGAGGCCAGCCGCGCCCGCGTCGAGCAGCTGCTCGGCGAGACCCGCTGGCTCGACCACCTCCTGCGCCGGCTCGACGGGGACGACGACGACCGCCTCCCCGGCCCCGAGCGCATCCGCGTCGACGAGCTCACCGCCGAGGTCGTCACCGGGATCAAGCTGTCCACCGCCCACGAGGTCTGCTTCGACGGCGCCGAGGCGTGGGCCCACATGGACCCGGTCGCCCTGTGGCGCGCCGTCCGCAACGTCCTCGACAACGCCTGCCGCGTCGCGCACGGCCGCGTCGACGTCCACGTCACCACCGACCACGGTTGGGTGACCGTCCAGGTCGACGACGACGGCCCCGGCTTCGGCGCCGCCGGCTCGCGCGGGCTCGCGTCCCTCGGCCTCGGCATCGTCCACGACCTCGTCTCCGGATACGGCGGCAGCCTGGAGATCCGCACCTGCGAGATGGGCGGCGCCCGCGTCCGCCTCCTCCTGCCCGCCGCGCCCGCCCCCGACGGGCCCGACCCCTACGGCGACGACTGGCGGCCGCACCCATGA
- a CDS encoding Rieske 2Fe-2S domain-containing protein — MPTVTFLGHAGVSLDARAFRLLADPWLAPTGAFLGAWHQYPRNDHLDADRFLDADWVAVSHEHLDHFDPWVIGRLPARTRILIPRYPGPAFRERMAAVAGDRPVIEIAPWEKFPLDSHGSWMTVIPELSPMCHDAAFLFVVDGRSVLHGNDARLTAAQARRAKHMAGDRLDVMALQASGASWHPICYEYPAAEMAELSANKRVSKLRSVQRLVRQTAPELAVPFAGPPCFLDAEVARLNWVLDQKDGAFCDPEVATDWLREHLPAQHFDHFRPGDSLDLDTGEIVRDPVSAGFSFADADRGGYLERYAADRAPHIARVFAGNPEPGPGLFDRFAAHFEYLGGLSDYFLRQIAMLVRFEVTGPNGGTWDVNLSPDGVSVTEAAPDARPHYRITIAGRWVESVLAGRMAWEDLLISFRLSLYRDPDVYNDHLVGLLKHANAPALQAVEAYETERDWSERITVEWDGGRYDIPRYCPHAGEDLAVGAIVRDGRVHCLAHNFSFDLATGVCVNARAANLTSRRVG; from the coding sequence ATGCCGACGGTCACTTTTCTCGGACATGCGGGCGTGTCGCTGGACGCCCGGGCGTTCCGCCTGCTCGCGGACCCCTGGCTCGCGCCGACCGGGGCCTTTCTCGGAGCCTGGCACCAGTATCCGAGGAACGATCATCTGGACGCCGACCGGTTCCTGGACGCCGACTGGGTGGCGGTCTCGCACGAACACCTAGATCATTTCGACCCGTGGGTCATCGGCCGGTTGCCGGCGCGGACCCGAATCCTCATTCCCCGCTACCCCGGACCGGCGTTCCGGGAACGGATGGCGGCGGTCGCGGGTGACCGTCCGGTAATAGAGATAGCACCCTGGGAGAAATTTCCACTTGACTCGCATGGGTCCTGGATGACGGTCATTCCGGAACTATCACCGATGTGCCATGACGCCGCTTTCCTGTTCGTCGTGGACGGACGGTCGGTGCTGCACGGCAACGACGCGCGGCTCACCGCCGCGCAGGCGCGCCGGGCCAAGCACATGGCGGGGGACCGGCTGGACGTCATGGCCCTGCAGGCGTCCGGGGCGTCCTGGCATCCGATCTGCTACGAGTACCCGGCCGCCGAGATGGCCGAGCTGTCGGCGAACAAGCGGGTGTCGAAGCTGCGGTCGGTGCAGCGGCTCGTCCGGCAGACCGCGCCGGAGCTGGCGGTCCCGTTCGCGGGTCCGCCCTGCTTCCTGGACGCCGAGGTCGCGCGGCTGAACTGGGTGCTGGACCAGAAGGACGGCGCGTTCTGCGACCCCGAGGTCGCGACGGACTGGCTGCGCGAGCACCTGCCGGCGCAGCACTTCGACCACTTCCGCCCCGGCGACTCCCTCGACCTCGACACCGGCGAGATCGTCCGCGACCCGGTGTCGGCGGGCTTCTCGTTCGCCGACGCCGATCGCGGCGGCTACCTGGAGCGGTACGCGGCGGACCGCGCCCCGCACATCGCGCGCGTGTTCGCCGGCAACCCGGAGCCGGGCCCGGGGCTGTTCGACCGGTTCGCCGCCCACTTCGAGTACCTGGGCGGGCTCAGCGACTACTTCCTGCGGCAGATCGCGATGCTGGTCCGCTTCGAGGTCACCGGCCCGAACGGCGGCACCTGGGACGTGAACCTGTCCCCGGACGGGGTGTCGGTCACCGAGGCCGCCCCGGACGCCCGCCCGCACTACCGGATCACCATCGCGGGCCGCTGGGTCGAGTCCGTCCTGGCCGGCCGGATGGCGTGGGAGGACCTGCTGATCTCGTTCCGGCTCAGCCTCTACCGGGACCCGGACGTCTACAACGACCACCTCGTCGGGCTGCTCAAGCACGCGAACGCGCCCGCGCTGCAGGCCGTCGAGGCGTACGAGACGGAACGGGACTGGAGCGAGCGGATCACCGTCGAGTGGGACGGGGGCCGCTACGACATCCCGCGGTACTGCCCGCACGCGGGCGAGGACCTGGCCGTCGGCGCGATCGTCCGGGACGGGCGGGTGCACTGCCTGGCGCACAACTTCTCGTTCGACCTGGCGACCGGGGTGTGCGTGAACGCCCGCGCGGCGAACCTGACCAGCCGCCGCGTCGGGTGA